The Argentina anserina chromosome 3, drPotAnse1.1, whole genome shotgun sequence genome includes a region encoding these proteins:
- the LOC126786199 gene encoding ras-related protein RABA1f: MGAYRADDDYDYLFKVVLIGDSGVGKSNLLSRFTRNEFSLESKSTIGVEFATRSIRVDDKVVKAQIWDTAGQERYRAITSAYYRGAVGALLVYDVTRHVTFENVERWLKELRDHTDANIVIMLVGNKGDLRHLRAVSTEDAQAFAERENTFFMETSALESMNVDNAFTEVLSQIYRVVSRKALDIGDDPAALPKGQTINVGGKDDVSAVKKVGCCSN; encoded by the exons ATGGGAGCGTACAGAGCTGATGATGATTACGATTACTTGTTCAAGGTGGTGTTGATCGGTGACTCTGGGGTTGGCAAATCGAACCTGTTGTCCAGGTTCACCAGGAATGAGTTCAGCCTTGAATCAAAGTCCACCATTGGGGTTGAGTTTGCCACCAGAAGCATTAGGGTCGATGATAAGGTGGTTAAGGCCCAGATTTGGGACACTGCTGGTCAGGAAAG GTATCGGGCAATCACAAGTGCATATTATCGAGGTGCTGTTGGTGCATTACTAGTCTATGATGTTACTCGTCACGTTACATTTGAAAATGTGGAAAGATGGTTGAAGGAACTTCGGGACCATACAGATGCCAACATTGTGATCATGTTGGTGGGAAACAAGGGAGATCTGCGCCACCTGCGAGCTGTATCCACTGAGGATGCCCAGGCTTTTGCTGAACGAGAGAATACCTTTTTCATGGAAACATCTGCCCTTGAGTCGATGAATGTTGACAATGCTTTCACAGAAGTGCTCAGCCAAATCTATCGTGTTGTAAGCAGGAAGGCCCTAGACATTGGGGATGATCCAGCAGCCTTGCCCAAGGGACAGACGATCAATGTTGGTGGCAAGGATGATGTATCGGCCGTGAAGAAAGTTGGATGTTGCTCCAATTAA
- the LOC126785705 gene encoding WUSCHEL-related homeobox 9-like — protein MASSNRHWPSMFKSKPTHHQWQNDVSNPPLLPNGSCHRPPYSTTSATTSSGLEDQRTPEPKPRWNPRPEQIRILEAIFNSGMVNPPRDEIRKIRAQLQEYGQVGDANVFYWFQNRKSRSKHKLRLQHINSKQQQQSHKPSLTAAPSSSSSSSERSSPNKPQQHSNKTFSMGFSSPPHVVTTHDVSNINSPTASVNQTSFFHALPNPEVLPESAYLFPVNNPTSTNGPVSSANFSTTQGFCFSELANVVHVTNSPDFHGPCTNFLLSEIMNNNCMASRKNDQDQEMKAMKMDQQQQQLNYNGTVTTSPASTGAVNVAVPSPMTHIQGIGEAGAAIMGAGGAAKSVVFINDVAFEVAAGPFNVREAFGDDAVLIHSSGHPVLTNEWGVTLHSLHHGAFYYLI, from the exons atggctTCATCAAATAGACACTGGCCTAGCATGTTCAAATCCAAACCCACCCACCACCAATGGCAGAATGACGTCAGCAATCCGCCACTCTTGCCAAACGGTTCATGCCACAGACCCCCGTACTCAACCACAAGTGCTACAACATCATCAG GGCTCGAAGATCAAAGGACGCCGGAGCCAAAGCCGCGATGGAACCCTCGCCCGGAGCAGATTCGGATTCTCGAAGCTATTTTCAACTCCGGGATGGTGAACCCTCCGAGGGACGAGATAAGGAAGATCAGGGCTCAGCTCCAAGAGTACGGTCAGGTTGGTGACGCCAATGTCTTCTACTGGTTCCAGAACAGAAAATCAAGGTCCAAACACAAGCTTCGCCTGCagcacatcaactcaaagcAACAGCAACAATCCCATAAACCATCACTGACTGCTGCcccttcatcatcatcttcgtCTTCCGAAAGATCCTCTCCCAACAAACCACAGCAGCATTCAAACAAGACCTTCTCTATGGGGTTCTCCTCACCACCACATGTTGTTACAACTCATGATGTTTCCAACATCAACTCTCCGACCGCTTCGGTCAATCAGACGTCCTTTTTCCATGCTCTTCCCAACCCTGAAGTCTTGCCCGAGTCGGCCTACTTATTTCCAGTGAATAACCCTACTTCCACCAACGGGCCTGTATCTAGCGCTAATTTCAGTACCACGCAAGGGTTTTGCTTCTCCGAGCTGGCGAATGTGGTTCATGTGACCAACAGTCCCGATTTTCATGGACCTTGTACTAATTTCTTGCTTAGTGAGATTATGAACAACAATTGTATGGCCTCAAGAAAAAATGATCAAGATCAAGAGATGAAAGCAATGAAGATGGACCAACAGCAGCAACAACTCAATTACAATGGCACTGTCACCACTTCTCCAGCAAGTACTGGTGCCGTTAACGTTGCGGTTCCATCCCCCATGACTCACATTCAAG GTATTGGTGAAGCTGGTGCTGCAATTATGGGAGCGGGAGGTGCGGCGAAATCAGTGGTATTCATCAACGACGTCGCATTTGAGGTGGCTGCGGGACCCTTCAACGTGCGCGAGGCTTTCGGGGACGACGCCGTCCTCATTCACTCTTCTGGTCACCCTGTTCTCACCAATGAGTGGGGAGTTACCCTTCACTCTCTTCACCACGGTGCCTTCTATTACCTC ATTTAG
- the LOC126788668 gene encoding uncharacterized protein LOC126788668: MADPNPPSENLPPSSSAKAGTDIKKILGGDHKIHFPNPPDPSNPDPATLREQWRYAVRQYSRMYSHAWGTAILAGASFFALGWFIKGGNPLPSFGTHDDPPPPADNTEEPRHGA; encoded by the coding sequence atgGCCGACCCCAATCCCCCGTCTGAAAATCTTCCCCCATCTTCTTCAGCCAAAGCCGGAACCGACATCAAGAAAATACTTGGGGGCGATCATAAGATCCACTTCCCGAACCCGCCGGACCCATCAAACCCGGACCCGGCTACTCTACGGGAGCAGTGGAGATACGCCGTCAGGCAGTACAGTAGAATGTACTCCCACGCCTGGGGCACCGCCATTCTCGCCGGAGCTTCCTTCTTTGCCCTCGGCTGGTTCATCAAAGGTGGCAATCCACTACCCTCTTTCGGCACCCACGACGATCCTCCTCCTCCGGCCGACAATACTGAGGAGCCTCGCCACGGGGCATGA
- the LOC126788573 gene encoding uncharacterized protein LOC126788573 yields MGRGKYKNKPTGHRQFSTREDLLAGTSSRPRSFSKREAEHEEEPEEDFVSFENGSDEESDGQDEKKKGVQGIIEIENPNLVKPKTLKAKDIDIGKPTELSRREREELEKQRARERYMKLQEQGKTEQARKDLERLALIRQQRDEAAKKRVEEKKAKEDKKKTESCK; encoded by the exons ATGGGCAGGGGAAAGTACAAGAACAAACCCACTGGTCACCGCCAGTTCTCCACTCGTGAAGATCTTC TTGCTGGTACCTCCAGCCGTCCCCGTTCCTTTTCAAAG CGAGAAGCTGAACATGAGGAAGAACCTGAAGAGGATTTTGTATCCTTTGAAAACGGGTCTGATGAAGAATCTGATGGACAAGATGAA AAGAAGAAAGGCGTTCAAGGTATAATAGAGATTGAAAATCCTAATTTGGTTAAGCCAAAAACTTTGAAAGCTAAAGACATCGAT ATTGGAAAACCAACTGAACTCTCACGGCGTGAAAG GGAAGAACTGGAGAAGCAGAGAGCCCGTGAAAGATATATGAAGTTGCAGGAACAGGGGAAAACTGAACAAGCGAGGAAAGACTTAG AGCGTTTGGCCCTTATAAGACAACAAAGGGACGAAGCTGCTAAGAAGCgagtagaagaaaaaaaag CCAaagaagacaagaagaagactGAATCTTGCAAATGA